TCGGCCAGCCGTGCGCTCCGTGAGCGAGGCCGGCGATGGCGTGCCACGCGCGGAAATGTGGCGTTTCGCGGATCCTCCGCGCGCCGGAAGCTTCTCGCCGTCACCGTCGCGCAGCCAGCAGCGGGTCACGGGAGCTGCCCCTTCACAGGCCGGCCCGCAACTTGGCCAGGCCCGGCAGCGAGAAGGCGCTGGAGCCGCCTTTCCAGGCCATGTGGGCCTTGCCGTCGCGCCAGGTCAACGAGGCAAACTCGCCGTCTTCCGCTTCACTGCAGCGCAGCGACACGCGCGGCCCCTCCGCCGCCGTCGTGACCGCCCCCCAAAATCGCACCGGCCCGTGCTGAGCTTCGAACAAGTAGTCTCCCTGCGGCGTGACCGCGCCGTCGTCGAGCGAGACGGTCACGCCGAAGCGCTTGATGCCGAGCTTGAAACCGCGGCCCACGTGCGTCATGGCAGTGTCTTCCAGGCTCAAGGGAAGCCGTCGTGACGCGATCTGGCGCGCCAAGGCGCCCAGCGTCTGACGGGTGGAGCCGAGCGCCAGTTGCAGCGTGAAGCCCTGAGTGGTGGTCTTCAAGACGGTGCCCACGTCGAGTCGCAAGGCCTCGTCCCGAAAGCCCCAGCCCCCGCCCGGCAAGGGCGTCGGCTGCAACAGCGGGAACAAGGGGCCACGGACCCCGGCCGGATTGATCAGGGCGAGCAGGTCTGGCACGTAGCTGTCGAGCCGGGTCAACTCGGCTTCCAACGGTTGGTCCACCGCCTTGCCCGCGTGCCCTTCCCCCCAGTACAGGCGCAGGCGATAAACCCGGTCGTCGGCGGCTTCGCGCTGATAGGTGCCCTGACCTTGCCAGGCATAGGGACCAAGGGCCTCGAAGACCTGTCCGTCGAGGCGCACGCCCCCTTGCAGCGCGCTCGACAGCTGGCGTGTCTGGCGGGCCACTTCAGCCGTCAGGACCCGCACGGCATCCACGAACAAGGCAGGCCCCTCGCCCAGGCGAGCCATCTCCTGCGGCAGCACGGGGGCCCCGCACACCAGCAACTCAGGCAACAGCGGGGCGAGGGCCTGCAGGCGATCGCAGGCGCTGCTGGCGAACATGGCGCTCAGCGTGGCGGAAAAGAGCAGGACGCGGGTCATTCGCATGGGGGCAGGCCTCCGGTGGACCCGCCGTTCATACCCGACCAGCAGACGAGCGGCACGCAGCCCCTGACAGCAGGGCTGCCCCATGGACCGAGCCCCCTTCAGCAGGCTACACTGGGCGGGTATGGTCACCCGCCGACTCGATTCCAAAATTCGCATCACGGTGGACGTGCTGGCCCCGTCCACCCCTGCCCGGGCGCGCCTCTATCTGGCCAGCACGCTGAATGACTGGCGCACGGACGACCCGGCCTACCGCTTCGAAGAACTGGAACCGGGACGCTACCGTCTGGGACTCGACGTGCCGCGTGGCACGACCATGGAATACAAGATCACGCGCGGCACCTGGCGCACCGTCGAGGTCGATGAACGGGGCCAGGAACTGGAGAACCGCCGCCTGGCGGCCCTGGGCACCACCACGGTGCGCCTCGACATTCCACACTGGCGCGACCAGGCCAGTGCCCGGCGCCCGGCCCGGCCGCGCAGCACCGATGTGAGCGTGGTGGGCCCCCTGCCGATTCCGGTGCTGGGGCGGGAACGAGAGGTGGTGGTGTACCTGCCACCCGGTTACCATCAAGAGCCGAACCGACGCTTCCCCGTTCTTTATATGTTCGACGGCCAGAACCTGTTCGATCCCGCCACCGCCTTCAACGTGGAGTGGGGGGTCGATGAAACCTGCGATCGCCTCGTCCGCTCCGGTGAGTTGGCGCCCTTGATCGTGGTGGGCATCTACAACGGCGGTGAAAAGCGCCTGAGCGAACAATCCCCCTGGAAAGACGCGCGCCTCGGCGCCGACGGCGAGGGCCACGCTTTTTTGCGCTGGGTGGTCGGAGGGCTGAAGGACCACATCGACGCTCACTACCGCACGCTGACGGGCCCTGAGCACACCGGGGTGGCAGGGTCCTCCATGGGGGGCCTGACCGCCCTGTTCGCCGCCTATCGCTACCCGCTGGTGTTCGGGCGCGTGGCGGCGCTGTCCCCAGCCTTCTGGTTCGCCCGCAGCCAGATCTTCCGCTACATCGCCGGCATGCCGCCGCCCCTCGGCGCCCGGATTTACCTGGATTGCGGCGAACTGGAAACCGCCCGGGTCCACCCCAAACGCGACTTCTACCGGGTCGCCCACTCGATGGTGGATCTGCTGACCCTGCAAGGCTTCAAGGCCGAAGACAACATGCGCTGGGTCAGTGATCCCCGAGGCACCCACAGTGAGGCTTGCTGGGCCCGTCGGGTGGGCCCAGCGCTCAGCTGGCTATTCCCGGGCGAGGGCAAACCGAAAATCGCGCCGCGCGGCACGCGCCGCCTGCAGCGCCCGGGGTCGGTTTAGCCGCTCAGGAGCAGGCAATGCGCCGCACCGAGGGGCCGCCAGCCGGCTGGTGCGGCCCTGATTTTCAGGCCGGCCGGACGAGGCAGGAGACTTGCCCTGCCTGCCCGACTTGATTGTTCGTGTGTAACAGCCGACAATCTAGTACAACGTTGTTCGCGTGAGAAGGATCCGCGCACCTTGGGGTATGTAACTGACGACCTGAAATTCGATCACCGACGCACGTTCTCTCATGGAGGAGGAACGCCATGTCAGCGCATCGTGGCACGGAGGCCCGCTGCTTGAACGCGACGGAACTGAGGCAGGACGCCTCGCTGGATGCCAGCCTGCCCTTGACCTTGAACCTGGGGGCCTACACCCGCCCGCAGAGCGGCCTGGAGCCGCTCCGCCTCGAGGAAGTGCCCGCCTTGATCCTGGCCCTGCTGGGTCGTACCGAGCCGGAGCTGGCGCCCTACGAGGAACGCGTGCTGCGCGCTTGCCTGTGCCTGGCCGGGGAGGAACTGACGCCAGCCG
This sequence is a window from Candidatus Sericytochromatia bacterium. Protein-coding genes within it:
- a CDS encoding alpha/beta hydrolase-fold protein; protein product: MDRAPFSRLHWAGMVTRRLDSKIRITVDVLAPSTPARARLYLASTLNDWRTDDPAYRFEELEPGRYRLGLDVPRGTTMEYKITRGTWRTVEVDERGQELENRRLAALGTTTVRLDIPHWRDQASARRPARPRSTDVSVVGPLPIPVLGREREVVVYLPPGYHQEPNRRFPVLYMFDGQNLFDPATAFNVEWGVDETCDRLVRSGELAPLIVVGIYNGGEKRLSEQSPWKDARLGADGEGHAFLRWVVGGLKDHIDAHYRTLTGPEHTGVAGSSMGGLTALFAAYRYPLVFGRVAALSPAFWFARSQIFRYIAGMPPPLGARIYLDCGELETARVHPKRDFYRVAHSMVDLLTLQGFKAEDNMRWVSDPRGTHSEACWARRVGPALSWLFPGEGKPKIAPRGTRRLQRPGSV